The following nucleotide sequence is from Allocatelliglobosispora scoriae.
GGACTACGTCAGCCGAGCGCTCGCGGGCGCCATGGACTGGAAGCTCGGCGCGGGGCCGGGACCGCTTGATCACAACGAATGGGGACCGTCATGAGGAACAAAGTCTACGTTTCGGAGCTCCGGGTGCCGTTCGCCGAGGTGGAGCTCGCCGACGGCAACGCCCCGGTGCGGCTCTACGACACGTCGGGGCCGACAGATTTCGAGCAGCTGCCGCGGAAGGACTGGGTGGCGGCGCGGGCGGCGGCAGGCCTGCCGGTGACGCAGTTGCAGTGCGCACGGGCGGACATCGTCACCCCCGAGATGGAGTTCATCGCGATCCGCGAGGGCTTGCCCGCCGAGGTGGTCCGCGCCGAGGTCGAGGCCGGTCGAGCGGTGATCCCGGCCAACATCCACCACCCCGAGCTCGAACCGATGATCATCGGTTCCCGTTTCCTCGTGAAGATCAACGCCAACATCGGCACCAGCGCCGTCACCTTCGACGTGGCCGAAGAGGTCGAGAAGATGCGCTGGGCGACCAGGTGGGGCGCCGACACCGTGATGGACCTCTCGACCGGCCCGTCGATCCACGCCACCCGCGAGGCGATCATCCGCGCGTCGGCCGTCCCGCTCGGCACCGTCCCGATCTATCAGGCCCTCGAAAAGGTCAAGGGCGACCCGCTCAAGCTCACCTGGGAGATCTTCCGGGACACGGTCATCGAGCAGGCCGAGCAGGGCGTCGACTACATGACCGTGCACGCCGGGGTACTGCTCGCGCACGTACCGCTCGCCGCCGACCGGGTCACCGGCATCGTCTCGCGCGGCGGCTCGATCATGGCGGCCTGGTGCCTCGCCCGCCACGAGGAGAACTTCCTCTACACGCACTACCGCGAACTCTGCGAGATCTTCGCCCGCTACGACATCACCTTCTCGCTCGGCGACGGGCTGCGGCCCGGGTCGATCGCCGACGCCAACGACGCGGCTCAATTCGCAGAGTTGCGTACGCTGGGCGAGCTGACGTCGATCGCGTGGGAGTACGGCGTACAGGTGATGGTCGAGGGCCCCGGTCACGTGCCGATGCACAAGATCAAGGAGAACGTCGACCTCCAGCAGGAACTCTGCCACTCCGCGCCGTTCTACACCCTCGGGCCGCTCACGACGGACATCGCACCCGCGTACGACCACATCACCTCGGCCATCGGCGCCGCCATGATCGCCATGTACGGCACCGCGATGCTCTGCTACGTCACGCCCAAGGAGCACCTCGGGCTGCCCAATCGCGACGACGTGAAGGCGGGGGTCATAGCCTACAAGATCGCTGCTCATGCCGCCGACCTCGCGAAGGGTCACCCGACGGCGCAGGCCTGGGACGATGCGCTCTCCAAGGCCCGGTTCGAGTTCCGCTGGCAGGATCAGTTCAACCTGTCGCTGGACCCGGAGACCGCGCGGTCCTATCACGACGAGACGCTGCCCGCGGAGCCGGCGAAGACCGCGCACTTCTGCTCGATGTGCGGGCCGAAGTTCTGCTCCATGAAGATCAGCCATGACCTGAAGGAGTATGCGGCCCAGGGGATGCGTGCCAAGTCCGCTGAGTTCGTTTCTTCCGGGGGGCAGGTCTACCTGCCCGTGGTCGCTGGGTGATCGTCTCCACGCCGGCTCGGGCGGCGTGTTCAGCGCCACCGTGACCGAGGGGTCGAGCGGGCCCATGATCGCGCTGTTTCCCGGAAGCAGTCCCTTCACCGTGCCCCGGTAGGGCTTGCTTCCGGGAAGTAGCGCGATCATCGCCGAGCCCTGGGCCGAGCGCCCTACGCCCGACCCGTCCCTGCCCAGCGCTGGGTGGGGTGGGGTGGGGTGGGCGTGCTGTAGGTGCTCGCCGGGCCCATGATCGCGCTGTTTCCCGGAAGTAGCCCCTTCACCGTGCCTCGGTAGGGCTTGTTTCCCGGAAGCAGCGCGATCATCGCCGAGCCCGAGCCCGAGCCCGAGCCCGAGCCCGAGCCCGAGCCCGAGCCCGAGCCCGAGCCCGAGCCCGAGCCCGAGCCCGAGCCCGAGCCCGAGCCCGAGCCCGAGCCCGAGCCCGAGCCCGAGCCCGAGCCCGAGCCCTGCGCTGGGTGGGGTGGGGTGGGGTGGGGTGGGGTGAGCGTGCTGTAGGTGCTCGCCGGGCCAATGATCGCGCTGTTTCCCGGAAGTAGCCCCTTCACCGCGCCCCGGTAGGGCTTGTTTCCCGGAAGCAGCACGATCATCGCCGAGCCCGGGGCCGAGCACCCCTCCCGCCCTGTCCGGGCCCCGCGCTGGGGGTTGGTGGGGCGAGGCGAGGCGAGCGCGCTGCACATCCTCGCTCCGCACTTGATCGCGCTATTTCCGGGAAAGTAGCCCTTCGTCGTGCCCTGGTAGGGCTTGCTTCCGGGAAACAGCGCGATCATGGAGCGTCGGCCTGTGAAGGAGCGGCGCGAGCAGACACGCGTGCCGCCCGTCACACTTTTCTCGCCGAGCCCTTGATCGTGCTATTTCCCGGAAGCAAGGCCTTCCACGCTGCTCTGATCGGCCAGAATCACGGAAATAACGCGATCTTGCGCCGCCGCACCGCACCGCCGCACCGCACCGCCGCACCGCCGCATAGCGCCGCCGCACCGCGACGCCGCACCGCGCCGCCGCACCGCACCGCACAGCGCCGTCGCATCGCGGCACAGCGCCGCGGCGAGGTCAGGGCTTGCCGTGGCGGGGGCGGCGGGACGTCGGGGGCAGGGACTCCGTTGTGGACTCCGTGAGTGCCGGATTCGGCAGATCGGCCGTGGGCTCGTCGCGGCGCAGGCTGCGCAGGGCGCTGTCGCGAGCGCTGCTCTCACTGGAACGGCGCTGCCGGGGCGGCATCGGACGGTCGCCGGAGGAGTCGGTCAGCCCGGAGACCCAGCCGACGTGCTCCGCGTCCCGCTCGGAGACGGGGATCTCCGCGGTGATCGTGGTCCCGTCGGGCCGGATCGGCCGGACCGGTCGCTCGGGGCGGAGTTCCGGCTCGTCGGAGCGCGACGGCCATACGCCGACGATGAGCGAACCGAGCAGCCCCGCCCCGACAGCGATCATCGCCGCGAGCCACGGCCGGTGCTGGTAGTCGCCCTGCCCGGGACCGGCGATGGCGTAGGCGAAGCCGATCAGCGCGGGCCCGACCGAGCCGCTGATCGCGACGACCGCGCGGTGGTGGTCCTGTCGGCGTGCCGTGAAGCTGGTCGCGATGCCGATCAGACCGGCGATGACGGGCAGCGCGAAGGGGACGAGGCTGTTGCCCAGCGAACCATCCGTGTGGACGACGCCGAGCTGCGGTGCCGCATCGGGTTCCAGTCCGACGGAGGCGCCGAAGAGCAGCCAGCCGACGGCGATGGTGGCGATCGTGTTCCAGCCGAAGGACCGGTGCGAGAGCACGACGATCGCGGCGAGCAGGCCGATCGCGGTGCCGACTCCCATCGTCACGGCGGCGAGGAAGACCGGATCTCCGCTGGGGAGTTGGGCCCGCCGGGCCTGGAGCAGCGCGGGCGCGAGGGCGGCGGCGGTGCCGATCGCGGCGGCGAAGGCCGACGCGACCCGCGCACCGAGTCCGGCGCCTGGGAGGTGATGTCGGGCGGCGACGGCCCCGGCAACGGTCCCAGCGAGCACGGAGAGGCCCGCAAACCAGACGAGCCACACCAACTGCGAGCTCCACGTATCGATCGTCTCGTGGGCGTCGCTGAGGTGGACGGCTCCGGTGGCGGCGGCGAGGCCGAGCTGTGCGAGGCCGACGAGCGCGGCGAACCAGGCCGCTGTTCCGACCACACGTCCCCAGGTCTTCATGGCGGGCAGGTTATGCGCAAACGGCCTCTTTGCGCTACCCGAGAGCACGGAGACTTCAATCGACGGGCAACCGGTAGCCGCGCTTGACGACGGTCTGCACGAACGCGGGACCGCCCAACCCGGCGCGGAGCCGCGCCACGGCCATCTCGACGGCGTGCTCGTCGGCACCTCGGGGCAGCGACGGCAGCAGCGCGGCCCGGGAGAGCACCCGGCCCGCGCGGTCGGCGAGCGCCCGCAGCACCGCCATCGGGGCCGGTGCCAACGGTTTCAGCTCGCCGTCGACGACTGCGGCATGACCGCGCAGGACCACCTCGTGCCCGGCGACCTGGATGGTGACCGCGCGCTGCGGCAGCTCCTCGGCGAGCAGCCGGACGAGGGCACCGAGCCGGGCCCGGGCCGGTGCGATCACCGGGATCTCCAGCGCCTCCAGCGGAGCCGCGGTGACGGGTCCGACGCAGGCGGCGACGACATCGCTGCGCAAAGCGGCGATCACCGAGTCGCGGGCCGGTCCGGCGGCGTCGAGCAGGGCACCGACCGCCGGTGACGAGGTGAAGGTGACCGCGTCGATGAGCCGGTTGTTGATGAGGTCGACGAGCCGGTGCAGCGGGGCGGAGTCGATCGGGGGTGCCCAGCGGTAGACGGGTACCTCGATCACCTCGGCACCGGCCGCCCGCAGCGCGGTGCAGAACTCCGGCTGCTGGTCGCCGTGGAGCTGGGCGGCGATGACCTCGCCGCCGACACCTCGGGCCATCAGGTGGAAGAGCACCTCGTCGCAGCTCTCCGAGTCGGGCGACCACTGGTCGTGCAGCCCGGCCGCGCGGACCGCGCCCCGGGCCTTGGGTCCCCGCGTCACCAGGTACGCCTGGGAGAGCGCGCTGCGCAGCGAGTCGCCCAGCCCCCAGCCCTCGGCGGCCTCGAGCCAGCCGCGCATGCCGATCCCGGTGTTGGCGATGACGATGTCCGGCGGGCGGGCCACGCAGCGCCGGGTGGCGTCGCGCAGTTCCGCGTCGTCGGGCAGCGGCACGATCCGCAGTGCCGGGGCGATCACGACTCGGGCGCCACGGCGTTCGAGCAGCGCGCCGAGTTCGTCGCGCCGCCGGTCGGCCGTGACGCCGATGGTGAAGCCGGACAGCTCACTCACGTGGTCACGCCGATCTCGACGGCACCGTCACGCAGCCGGATGGGCCATGTACGCACACTGACGCCCGGCATGTCCAGGCACTCGCCCGTACGCAGGTCGAATGCCTGCTTGTGCATGGGCGACGCGACGATCGGCGCCTCACCCCGGGACCCGACGATCCCGCGCGAGAGCACCGATGCCCCGCTGATCGGGTCCTTGTTGTCGATGGCGAACAGCGTCCCGTCGTAGGTCCGGAAGACGGCGACGGCGTCCCCCTCGACGAGGGCTGCGACACCGCGCTCCGGCTCGAGGCGCTGCTCGGGACAGACATAGATCCATGCGTTGGTCATGACGGCATCCCCAGGAGAATCGGCTGCTTGCGGACCGGGATGTGCTGGCCACGTTCGACCTCGAACGTGATGGAGGGGTCGGGGACCTCGGGGGCGTTGACGAAGCTGACGAAGCGGGAGCGGCGCTCGGGGTCCTCGATCGTCGCCTTCCACTCGTCCACATAGGAGCTGACGTGCTGCGCCATCGCCCGGTCGAGCTCCTCGGCGAGGCCGAGCGTGTCGTGCACGATGACGTCGCGCAGGTGCTCCAGACCGCCCTCCAGGGCTTCGAGCCAGGCGGCCGTGCGCTGGAGCCGGTCGGCGGTGCGGATGTAGTACATGAGGAAGCGGTCGATCGTCCGGACCAGGTCCTCGGTGCTGAGATCGCTCAGGAACAGGTCGGCGTGGCGCGGGCGGAAGCCGCCGTTGCCGCCGACGTAGAGATTCCAGCCCAGCTCGGTGGCGATGATGCCGAAGTCCTTGCTGCGCGCCTCGGCGCACTCGCGGGCACAGCCCGAGACCGCCGACTTCAGCTTGTGCGGCGAGCGCAGCCCGCGATAGCGCAGCTCCAGAGCGATGGCCAACCCCACCGAGTCCTGTACGCCGTACCGGCACCACGTGTCGCCCACGCAGGACTTCACCGTGCGCAGCGCCTTGCCGTAGGCGTGCCCGGACTCGAAGCCCGCGTCGACGAGCCGCTGCCAGATCTCGGGGAGCTGCTCGACCCGGGCGCCGAAGAGGTCGATCCGCTGCCCGCCAGTGATCTTGGTGTAGAGGCCGAAGTCGCGGGCCACCTCGCCGATGACGATCAGCTTCTCCGGCGTGATCTCCCCGCCCGGGATGCGCGGCACCACCGAGTAGGTGCCGTCACGCTGGATGTTGGCGAGGAAGTGGTCGTTCGTGTCCTGCAAAGCCGCCTGCTCGCCGTCGAGCACGTAGCCGTTGGTGAGCGAGGCGAGGATCGAGGCGACGACCGGCTTGCAGACGTCGCAGCCCCGGCCCTGGCCGTGATCGGCGATGAGCTGCGAAAACGTCGTGACCCGGCGGACCCGGATCAGGTCGAAGAGCTCCTGCCGGGAGTAGGTGAAGTGCTCGCAGAGCGCCGTCGACTGCTTCACGCCGCACTCGTGCAGCAGCTGCTTGAGCGCCGGTACGCAGGAGCCGCAGGTCGTGCCGGCCCGCGTACAGGCCTTGATCGCGGGGACGTCGTCGGCACCGGCGCTGATCGCCAGTGTGATCGCGTCCTTCGTCACCGCATTGCAGGAGCAGATCTGCGCCGAGCCCGGCAGCGTCACCTTCGTGCCGTCCCCGGCCGGTGCCAGCAGCGCCAGCGGCGGTCCCGGCAGCGGTCCGCCCAGCGCCGCCCGCAGCAGCGGATAGGCGGTGGCGTCGCCGACCAGCACCCCGCCGAGCAGGGTCTTGGCGTCATCGGAGAGGAGCAGTTTGGCATAGGTGCCGTTGGCGCCGTCGTGGTAGACGACATCGAGTGGACCGTCGAGCACCCCGAAGCTCGCCACGTCGACGCCGAGCAGCTTGAGCTTGGTGGCGGTGTCGGGGACCGCCATCGAGGCGTCGCCACCGAGGAGCCGGTCGGCGACGACCTCCGCCATCGCGTAGCCCGGAGCCACCAGCCCGTAGCAGCGGCCCTGGTCGCCGTCGAGGGCGAGCGCGGCGCACTCGCCGATCGCCCAGACCGCGTCGTCGGCGGTCCGGCAGGCGGAGTCGACGAGGAAGCCGCCCCGGGGTCCGAGCTCCAACCCGCCGGTGGCGGCGAGCTCGTCGCGGGGGCGGATCCCGGCCGCGACGACCACCACGTCGACCGCGAGGGTGCCGCCGTCGGCGAAGACCATGCCGTCGACCGTGCCGTCGGCACCGGCGGTGATCGTGGCGCAGGAGCGCCCCGTGTGCACGCTGACGCCGAGCCGCTCGATGTGCTGCTTCAGCACGCCACCGCCGCCGTCGTCGACCTGCAGCGGCATCAGCCGGGGCGCGAACTCCACGACGTGCGTGGCGAGCCCGAGCAGGCGCAGCGCGTTGGCGGCCTCCAGCCCGAGCAGTCCGCCGCCGAGGACCGCGCCGACCCGCTTGCCCGAGCAGTAGGCCCGCAGCGCCGACAGGTCGTCGATGGTCCGGTAGACGAAGACGCCGGGCAGGTCGGCGCCGGTGATCGGGGGGACGAAGGGGCGGCTGCCGGTGGCGAGCACCAGGTGGTCGTACCCATAGTCGGCGGCCGGGGTCGTGACGACCCGGCGGCCGCGGTCGATGCCGAGCACCGGCTCGGCGAGGCGCAGCTGCACCGGCTCGGGGACCCCGCCCAGGTCGAGCTCCTCGCCGTCGAAGAACGACGTCAGCCGGACCCGGTCATAGGCCCGCTGGCGCTCCTCGGCGAGCACCGTGATGTGGAACTCGGATCCGGTGTCCCGGGCCGTCAGCGCCTCCGTGAAGCGCTGCGCGACCATGCCGTGCCCGACGACGACGATGCGTTTCATGAGGCGACTCCCTGAGTGGCGAGCCAGCCGAGGATGCCGCCGACCGCGTCGACGCAGCTTCCACAGCCGGTGGTTGCTCTGGTGCAGGCCGCGACGTCGGCGATGTCGTGCGCGCCCCCCTGCCAGGCGCGGATGATCGCGCCCTTGGTCACGGTGTTGCACTGGCAGACCGTGGCCGCGTCCGGCATCAGCGCCGGTGTGACGGCCTCGACCGCGTCCGAGCCGCCGAGCGTCCGGCCGAGCAGCAGCGCCCGGCGGTCGGCGGGCACCTGGGCGCCGCGGTCGAAGAGCTGGATGACCTGCCCGACGCTCGGGTTGTCGCCGAGCAGCACCGCGCCGGTGACCCGCCCGTCGCGGATGCGCAGCCGGGCATAGGTACCCCGGCTCGGGTCGGCGAACCGCAGGTCCTCGGTGTGCGCCGAGCAGTCGTCGCCGCTGAGCGTGCCCATCGCGGCGAGGTCGATGCCGGTCGCCTTCAGCCGGGTGATCAGCGGGGCGGCTCGATAGATCGCGTCCGGGTCGGTGCCGGTGAGGATCCGGGCCACGACGCTCGCCTGGGCCCAGGCCGGTGCGACGAGGCCGGAGAGGCCCTCGCGGTGCTGGGCGCAGTCGCCGATCGCCGAGATGTCCGGGTCGGAGGTGCGCATCCGGTCGTCGACGACGACGCCCCGGTCCACGGTGAGCCCGGCTGCTCTGGCGAGGGAGGTCTCCGGGCGTACCCCGCAGGCCAGGACGAGCAGGTCGGCGCGGAGCTCGCGCCCGTCGGTGAGGGTGAGCACCACCCCGTCGGGCGTCTGCGCGAAGCTCGCGCCCATCGCCTCCAGGTGGACCCCGATGCCGTGCCCGGCGAGGGTGGCGACGAGGACCTCACTCGCGCCGTTGTCGAGCTGGCGCTCCATCAGGAAGCCCATCGGGTGCACCACCTCGACGGCGAGCCCTCGGGCGGCGAGCCCGCGAGCGGCCTCCAGGCCGAGCAGGCCGCCGCCGAGCACCAGGGCGCGCTCGGCGCCCTCGGCGTCGGCGAGGATGCGCCGGCAGTCGTCGAGCGTGCGGAAGACGCTGACCCGGTCCGGCAGGTCGTCGGGGTCGATGCCGGGCAGCGGCGGGATCCAGGCGTGCGATCCGGTGGCGAGCACGAGGTGGTCGTAGTCGTGCAGCTCGCCGTCGGCCGTGGTGACCGTCTTGCCGGCGGTGTCGATGGCGGTGACCTCGGTGCCGAGCTCGGCGTCGACACCGCCGTCGGCGAGCGCGATGCCGGCCTCGGTGACCTTCCCGGCCAGCAGGGACGACAGGAGGATTCGGTTGTAGGCCTGGTGCTGCTCAGCGCCGAGCACGGTCACCTTGACGGAGCCGAGCGCGCGCAACTCCGCGGCGCATCGGGCGCCGGCCATGCCATAGCCGACGACGACGACTCTGCTCATAGGTCTTCTCCTGGCTCCACCCGGACGGCGCAGACCTTGAACTCCGGCATCCGGGAGATCGGGTCCAGGGCGTCGCCGGTGAGTGAGTTGGCGCGTGCGGCGCCGGGGAAGTGAAAGGGGGTGAAGACGGTGTCCGGGCGGATGTGCTCGGTGAGCCGCGCCGGTGCGGTCATCGTGCCGCGCCGGCTGGTGACCCGGCATTCCTGGCCTGCCACGATGCCGAGGCTCGCGGCGAGATCGGGGTGCATCTCGACGAACGGCTTGCCCTGCAGACCCCTGATGCGGCGCGTCTGTGCGCCGGACTGGTACTGCGTGAGGACCCGGCCGGTGGTCAGGTAGAGGGGGTAGTCGGCATCCACGTCCTCAGCGACCGGACGGTGCTCGACCGGGACGAACCTCGCCCGCCCATCGGGCGTGGCGAACGAAACTTCGAAGAGCCGCGGCGTGCCCGCCCGGTCCACTGACGGGCAAGGCCAGAACACGCCGTCCTCGGCGTCCACCCGCTCCCACGTGACGCCCGCGTAGTCGGCCACACCGCCAGCGGTGGCACGCCGCAGCTCCTCGAAGACGACTCGCGGATCGGAATCGAACCGCGCGCCGTAATCGCCACCGAGCCGGCTAGCCAGCTCGGTGATCACCGCCAGATCCGTCCCTGTCCCCGGCGGTGGCTTGCGGAGGGCCCGGCGCCGAAGCACTCTGCCCTCAAGGTTGGTCATCGTGCCGTCTTCCTCGGCCCACTGCGCGGTCGGGAGGACCACATCAGCGAGGGCCGCGGTTTCACTCAGCACGAAGTCCGCAACTAGGAGCAACTCTAAGTCACGAATGCGCGCTTCTGTGTAAACAGCATTAGGCGCGGAGATTACCGGATTGGACCCGAAGACCAACATTGCCTTGGGTCCGTCCACTGTGCCAAGGGCACTGAGCAGCTCATATGCGGAAATCCCGGGTCCCGGAATCTCGTCGGGTGACATGCCCCACACCTCGGCCATATGGGCCCTGGCGGCGGGATCGTCAATTTTCCGATAGCCGGGCAATTGGTCGGCCTTCTGGCCGTGCTCGCGCCCGCCCTGTCCGTTTCCCTGGCCGGTCAAACAGCCATAACCGCTGCCAGGACGCCCTGGCAGCCCCAGTGCGAGAGCCAGGTTGATGAAAGCCGTGACGGTGTCGACACCCTTGCTGTGCTGCTCGGCGCCGCGAGCTGTGAGAATGATCGCTCTTCCGCTCGCGAGTGCGCGCGCCGTCGTTTCCAGATCCGCGATGGGTACGCCGGTGAGCCGCTCGACCCGCGCCGGCCAGTAACCCGCGACCGCCTTGCGCACCTCGTCGAAGCCGGTGGTCCGCGTCGCGATGTAGTCCTCGTCGATGAGGCCTTCCATGATCGCGATGTGCAGCAGCCCGTTGGCGAGCGCGAGATCCGTCCCCGGCGTCGGTGCGAGGTGCAGTGTCGCCGCCCGAGCCGTAGCCGTGGCCCGCGGATCGATGGCGATCTGCACGCCGCCCCGGGCCCGCTGCTCGGTCAGGTAGCGCGCGAACGGCGGCATCGTCTCGTTGACGTTGGCCCCGACGATCAGGATCGTGTCGGCGTGGCTCAGCTCGGCCATGGGGAAGGGCAGGCCGCGGTCGACCCCGAAGGACCGGATCTGGGCGGCGGCGGCGCTCGACATGCAGAAGCGCCCGTTGTAGTCGATGTTCTTGGTCCGGAGCGCGACCCGGGCGAACTTGCCCAGCGCGTAGGCCTTCTCGTTGGTGA
It contains:
- the nirB gene encoding nitrite reductase large subunit NirB, which gives rise to MKRIVVVGHGMVAQRFTEALTARDTGSEFHITVLAEERQRAYDRVRLTSFFDGEELDLGGVPEPVQLRLAEPVLGIDRGRRVVTTPAADYGYDHLVLATGSRPFVPPITGADLPGVFVYRTIDDLSALRAYCSGKRVGAVLGGGLLGLEAANALRLLGLATHVVEFAPRLMPLQVDDGGGGVLKQHIERLGVSVHTGRSCATITAGADGTVDGMVFADGGTLAVDVVVVAAGIRPRDELAATGGLELGPRGGFLVDSACRTADDAVWAIGECAALALDGDQGRCYGLVAPGYAMAEVVADRLLGGDASMAVPDTATKLKLLGVDVASFGVLDGPLDVVYHDGANGTYAKLLLSDDAKTLLGGVLVGDATAYPLLRAALGGPLPGPPLALLAPAGDGTKVTLPGSAQICSCNAVTKDAITLAISAGADDVPAIKACTRAGTTCGSCVPALKQLLHECGVKQSTALCEHFTYSRQELFDLIRVRRVTTFSQLIADHGQGRGCDVCKPVVASILASLTNGYVLDGEQAALQDTNDHFLANIQRDGTYSVVPRIPGGEITPEKLIVIGEVARDFGLYTKITGGQRIDLFGARVEQLPEIWQRLVDAGFESGHAYGKALRTVKSCVGDTWCRYGVQDSVGLAIALELRYRGLRSPHKLKSAVSGCARECAEARSKDFGIIATELGWNLYVGGNGGFRPRHADLFLSDLSTEDLVRTIDRFLMYYIRTADRLQRTAAWLEALEGGLEHLRDVIVHDTLGLAEELDRAMAQHVSSYVDEWKATIEDPERRSRFVSFVNAPEVPDPSITFEVERGQHIPVRKQPILLGMPS
- a CDS encoding procyclic acidic repetitive family protein — its product is MFPGSSAIIAEPEPEPEPEPEPEPEPEPEPEPEPEPEPEPEPEPEPEPEPEPEPEPCAGWGGVGWGGVSVL
- a CDS encoding uroporphyrinogen-III synthase, whose product is MSELSGFTIGVTADRRRDELGALLERRGARVVIAPALRIVPLPDDAELRDATRRCVARPPDIVIANTGIGMRGWLEAAEGWGLGDSLRSALSQAYLVTRGPKARGAVRAAGLHDQWSPDSESCDEVLFHLMARGVGGEVIAAQLHGDQQPEFCTALRAAGAEVIEVPVYRWAPPIDSAPLHRLVDLINNRLIDAVTFTSSPAVGALLDAAGPARDSVIAALRSDVVAACVGPVTAAPLEALEIPVIAPARARLGALVRLLAEELPQRAVTIQVAGHEVVLRGHAAVVDGELKPLAPAPMAVLRALADRAGRVLSRAALLPSLPRGADEHAVEMAVARLRAGLGGPAFVQTVVKRGYRLPVD
- the thiC gene encoding phosphomethylpyrimidine synthase ThiC, encoding MRNKVYVSELRVPFAEVELADGNAPVRLYDTSGPTDFEQLPRKDWVAARAAAGLPVTQLQCARADIVTPEMEFIAIREGLPAEVVRAEVEAGRAVIPANIHHPELEPMIIGSRFLVKINANIGTSAVTFDVAEEVEKMRWATRWGADTVMDLSTGPSIHATREAIIRASAVPLGTVPIYQALEKVKGDPLKLTWEIFRDTVIEQAEQGVDYMTVHAGVLLAHVPLAADRVTGIVSRGGSIMAAWCLARHEENFLYTHYRELCEIFARYDITFSLGDGLRPGSIADANDAAQFAELRTLGELTSIAWEYGVQVMVEGPGHVPMHKIKENVDLQQELCHSAPFYTLGPLTTDIAPAYDHITSAIGAAMIAMYGTAMLCYVTPKEHLGLPNRDDVKAGVIAYKIAAHAADLAKGHPTAQAWDDALSKARFEFRWQDQFNLSLDPETARSYHDETLPAEPAKTAHFCSMCGPKFCSMKISHDLKEYAAQGMRAKSAEFVSSGGQVYLPVVAG
- a CDS encoding molybdopterin oxidoreductase family protein; its protein translation is MTTPVEVATHCPYCALQCGMILREHADRRVEVVARDFPTNRGGLCQKGWTAAELLDHPDRLTTPLLRDPEDGVLKPASWEDAYDFIVTKIKGIQERHGRDAIAVFGGGGLTNEKAYALGKFARVALRTKNIDYNGRFCMSSAAAAQIRSFGVDRGLPFPMAELSHADTILIVGANVNETMPPFARYLTEQRARGGVQIAIDPRATATARAATLHLAPTPGTDLALANGLLHIAIMEGLIDEDYIATRTTGFDEVRKAVAGYWPARVERLTGVPIADLETTARALASGRAIILTARGAEQHSKGVDTVTAFINLALALGLPGRPGSGYGCLTGQGNGQGGREHGQKADQLPGYRKIDDPAARAHMAEVWGMSPDEIPGPGISAYELLSALGTVDGPKAMLVFGSNPVISAPNAVYTEARIRDLELLLVADFVLSETAALADVVLPTAQWAEEDGTMTNLEGRVLRRRALRKPPPGTGTDLAVITELASRLGGDYGARFDSDPRVVFEELRRATAGGVADYAGVTWERVDAEDGVFWPCPSVDRAGTPRLFEVSFATPDGRARFVPVEHRPVAEDVDADYPLYLTTGRVLTQYQSGAQTRRIRGLQGKPFVEMHPDLAASLGIVAGQECRVTSRRGTMTAPARLTEHIRPDTVFTPFHFPGAARANSLTGDALDPISRMPEFKVCAVRVEPGEDL
- a CDS encoding FAD-dependent oxidoreductase; translated protein: MSRVVVVGYGMAGARCAAELRALGSVKVTVLGAEQHQAYNRILLSSLLAGKVTEAGIALADGGVDAELGTEVTAIDTAGKTVTTADGELHDYDHLVLATGSHAWIPPLPGIDPDDLPDRVSVFRTLDDCRRILADAEGAERALVLGGGLLGLEAARGLAARGLAVEVVHPMGFLMERQLDNGASEVLVATLAGHGIGVHLEAMGASFAQTPDGVVLTLTDGRELRADLLVLACGVRPETSLARAAGLTVDRGVVVDDRMRTSDPDISAIGDCAQHREGLSGLVAPAWAQASVVARILTGTDPDAIYRAAPLITRLKATGIDLAAMGTLSGDDCSAHTEDLRFADPSRGTYARLRIRDGRVTGAVLLGDNPSVGQVIQLFDRGAQVPADRRALLLGRTLGGSDAVEAVTPALMPDAATVCQCNTVTKGAIIRAWQGGAHDIADVAACTRATTGCGSCVDAVGGILGWLATQGVAS
- the nirD gene encoding nitrite reductase small subunit NirD; amino-acid sequence: MTNAWIYVCPEQRLEPERGVAALVEGDAVAVFRTYDGTLFAIDNKDPISGASVLSRGIVGSRGEAPIVASPMHKQAFDLRTGECLDMPGVSVRTWPIRLRDGAVEIGVTT